A region from the Triticum aestivum cultivar Chinese Spring chromosome 3D, IWGSC CS RefSeq v2.1, whole genome shotgun sequence genome encodes:
- the LOC123074546 gene encoding transcription repressor OFP8-like, with product MDETPHRRTGVGAGVRLKQKLAQLLVRSSCITNATKTTTTPATAFVSLDKANANPNQEPRHSPDLCTHCTYQRPNPVEGSRHRHRSASVVHASVDYLGGVSGRRPVHSIAPLLPPSVQTNDAMKSRGARSRSVSRRHRSYSSCRRLRRPRMNSVPYSCSSSTATDDESAEDAETTTLFSSLSFSSDSTCEFYHANSSNASRKSHRNAPRGAPRRALPSARDPPDALPPRVNLATKHHHCKNSKREEDANAIKKMVVEETGAIGVGMAVVKRSSNPYADFRSSMVEMVVERRIASLGKMEELLESYLSLNSPEHHPAIIAAFEDVWEAVFGEA from the coding sequence ATGGACGAAACCCCCCACCGCCGCACCGGCGTTGGCGCCGGAGTCCGCCTGAAGCAGAAACTCGCACAGCTCCTTGTGCGTTCTTCTTGCATCACCAACGCCACCAAGACCACAACCACCCCGGCCACGGCCTTCGTTAGCCTCGATAAGGCCAACGCCAACCCCAACCAAGAGCCACGACATTCCCCTGACTTGTGCACCCACTGCACCTATCAGAGGCCTAACCCTGTGGAAGGAAGCCGCCACCGTCACCGCAGCGCGTCGGTCGTCCACGCCTCCGTCGACTACCTAGGTGGGGTCTCCGGTCGCCGTCCTGTTCACTCCATTGCTCCTCTCCTGCCGCCATCGGTGCAGACGAACGATGCAATGAAGAGCAGGGGTGCACGCTCTAGGTCGGTGTCAAGGCGGCATCGCTCATACTCCTCTTGTCGGCGTCTGCGGCGGCCGCGGATGAACTCCGTGCCGTACAGCTGCTCTTCGTCCACGGCGACCGACGACGAAAGCGCCGAGGATGCTGAGACGACGACGCTCTTCTCGTCCCTCAGCTTCTCCTCCGACTCGACCTGCGAGTTTTACCACGCCAACAGTAGCAATGCCTCCAGGAAGAGCCACAGGAACGCGCCCCGCGGAGCGCCCCGGCGCGCGTTGCCAAGTGCCAGGGACCCACCCGATGCCTTGCCGCCGCGGGTTAACTTGGCGACGAAGCACCACCACTGCAAGAACAGCAAAAGGGAGGAGGATGCGAATGCGATCAAGAAGATGGTCGTGGAAGAAACCGGAGCCATTGGCGTGGGCATGGCGGTGGTGAAGCGATCGAGCAACCCATACGCAGACTTCCGGAGCTCGATGGTGGAGATGGTCGTGGAGCGCCGTATCGCCAGCCTGGGGAAGATGGAGGAGCTCCTGGAGTCGTACCTCTCGCTCAACTCGCCGGAGCACCACCCGGCAATCATCGCCGCCTTCGAGGACGTCTGGGAGGCCGTCTTCGGTGAGGCGTGA